GGGCGGAATCGAGCTGCATGGCCCAGTCTAAGGCTCCGGTGTACGGCGCAGGCACCGGCTTGCCTGACACTTGCCTGCGCTCCGGCCGCGTACAGTGTTCAGGTGAGTTTGCTTTCGCCTTCCCCGTCCGCTGCCGAATCCGGCCTGAACACGCCGCCCACCCCCCGGCGCGAACTCGTCAAGATCGCCCTGCCGGTCAGCCTGGAGTTCGTGGCGCAACTGGCGCTGGGCCTGGTTGACCAGATTATCGTGGCGCTGCTCGGCACGCTGGCGGTGGCCGGGGTGGGCTATTCCAACAGCGTCACCATGATCTTGTTTTTTACGCTCAACGCCATCGGCGCGGGCACCAGCATTCTGGTGGCGCGGGCGCACGGAGCCGGGGACCGCGCCGGGGCGTCTCGGCTGTTCGGCGCGGCGCTGACCCTCGGCACGCTGGTGTCGGGGCTGCTGGCCCTGCCACTGGTGTTCGGCGGCACGAACTTTCTGCGCTTGGTCGGGGCCACCCCGGAAGTCGCAGGGTCGGGCGGGCCTTTTCTGAGCGTGGTGGCGGTGTCGCTGCCGTTCGTGACTGCGGCGGCCATTTTCGGCGGGGCGCTGCGCTCCACCGGACACGCTCGCACGCCGATGACCGTCACCATCGTGGCGGTGATTCTCAACACGGTGCTGGGTTACGCGCTGGTCACCGGCTTCGGGCCGTTTCCCAAGCTGGGCGTCATCGGCGTGGGCATCTCGACCACCATTTCGTATGCGCTGCGGGCCGGGCTGCTGGCCTGGCAGACCTACGGGCGCGGCATTCTGGACGCCAGCGTGCCGCGCAGCGTGCTGGCCTGGAAAAAAGCCCTCGCGCCGCTGATTCCGCTGAGCCTGCCGATGGCCGCCACCGAACTGGCCTGGAGCGGCGGCACCTTTTTGTACGCGCTGCTGGCCGGACGGATCAGCACCGAGGCGCTGGCGGGCATGCAGCTGAGCAACACCCTGGAGGGCGTGTTTATCGTGGCCTCGCTGGGGCTGGGGTCGGCGGCCACGGTGCTGATCGGGCAGTCGCTGGGGCGCGGCAGTGCGGCAGGCGCGGCGGCCTGGGCACGCAGCGTGCAGCGCTGGGGACTGCTGGTCGCGTTGGTGTGCAGCGTGCTGTTTGCGCTCACCGCGCCGCTGCTGGGGCTGCTGTTTCCGCACGTGGACGCGGGCGTGATCCAGCTGGCCACCCTTTCGATTCTGGTCAACGCGGCTTTTCAGGTGGTCAAGGTGCAGAACCTGATTCTGGGCATCGGGGTGCTGCCGGGCAGCAACGATCCGCGCGGGGTGCTGCTGGGCGACTCGGTGTCGGCCTTCGTGGTGGGGCTGCCGCTGGCCTACTTGCTGGCCTTTGGGCTGGGCCTGGGCTTCTGGGGCCTGCTGATTGCCCGCTGCACCGAGGAGAGCGCCAAGCTGGTCATTTTTATGTGGCGGGCCAGGCGCATTCGCTGGGAGCAGCACGTCTACACGGGCGAGGGCGAAGCGACCATCACAGCGGGGCACTGAGCGCGGCGAGGCCGTTCTGAAGGCCACTGATCAGCGGGTGCGGCATCTGGCCCTCTATCGCCTGCCCCCTGCCCAAGCAGAAGCCCGAGCTTTGAGGAAACTCAAACTGTGACGTTGCCAATTGCGTTTGCTGCGAATATTGCGAATAGTAGAACTATGACCCTGCATCACACGCCCAACGCCGCTGAACAGGCATTGGCACAGGCCGCACAGCAACTGCTCAGCCAAGCCCCCTTGAAGCTCAGCCGCGACGTGACCCTGACACCAGAACTCACCCAACTGCTCAGCGAAATTTTGGGGCAACTTGGCAAGGGCCAGAGCATTACCGTACTGAGTCAAGATCAGGAACTCAGCACCCAAGCCGCTGCCGATGTGTTGGGCGTCAGCCGTCCTTACCTGATTGAGCAGCTTTTGGAGGGGCGCAAACTCCCTTACCGCAAAGTTGGCAAGCACCGCCGCATCCGCCTGAGTGATGTGCTGACGTACCAGCAGCAGGACTTGGCCGAGCGGCAGGCGTTGGCGCGGGAAATTACCGAACTGGCGCAGGAAATGGGATTGGACTATTGATTTCTGCTGGCTCTGAACTCATCGTTTTGTGCGATGCAAATGTCTTGTATAAAAACGTATTGCGCGATTTGATTGTCCGGTTAGGCGTCAAGGGAACGCTCGCCCCGCGCTGGACAGACCGCGTTCACGATGAATGGATCACTAATCTTCTGGAGCACCGCCCCGATTTGAGCCATGCTCGTTTGCAGCGTACCCGCGAGGTAATGAACCGTGCAGTAAGGGATTCATTGCACGCTACAACTCTCACCGGAAACCATCATTTGCCTGACCCCGACGACCAACACGTCCTTGACGCCG
This portion of the Deinococcus rubellus genome encodes:
- a CDS encoding PIN domain-containing protein — encoded protein: MISAGSELIVLCDANVLYKNVLRDLIVRLGVKGTLAPRWTDRVHDEWITNLLEHRPDLSHARLQRTREVMNRAVRDSLHATTLTGNHHLPDPDDQHVLDAALSAGASVLLTFNLADFPSSALPASLQAIHPDAFLVACLEQQPGGVLAALHELRADLKKPPFSPDELLAALVRAELPLFAGQLKRFRDSL
- a CDS encoding MATE family efflux transporter, whose amino-acid sequence is MLSPSPSAAESGLNTPPTPRRELVKIALPVSLEFVAQLALGLVDQIIVALLGTLAVAGVGYSNSVTMILFFTLNAIGAGTSILVARAHGAGDRAGASRLFGAALTLGTLVSGLLALPLVFGGTNFLRLVGATPEVAGSGGPFLSVVAVSLPFVTAAAIFGGALRSTGHARTPMTVTIVAVILNTVLGYALVTGFGPFPKLGVIGVGISTTISYALRAGLLAWQTYGRGILDASVPRSVLAWKKALAPLIPLSLPMAATELAWSGGTFLYALLAGRISTEALAGMQLSNTLEGVFIVASLGLGSAATVLIGQSLGRGSAAGAAAWARSVQRWGLLVALVCSVLFALTAPLLGLLFPHVDAGVIQLATLSILVNAAFQVVKVQNLILGIGVLPGSNDPRGVLLGDSVSAFVVGLPLAYLLAFGLGLGFWGLLIARCTEESAKLVIFMWRARRIRWEQHVYTGEGEATITAGH
- a CDS encoding helix-turn-helix domain-containing protein → MTLHHTPNAAEQALAQAAQQLLSQAPLKLSRDVTLTPELTQLLSEILGQLGKGQSITVLSQDQELSTQAAADVLGVSRPYLIEQLLEGRKLPYRKVGKHRRIRLSDVLTYQQQDLAERQALAREITELAQEMGLDY